The segment TCTCCCAAGATTGCCCAACTATGTTATACTATGCAAATGACTCACTAAAGCGCACTTCTCTCGCCtctctttagtgaatcagttgcaaaCAGCATATGAGCTGGTTAAGCCTGAGAGACATTAGTGAATTTGCCATGAACTACTTTGCTACACACTGAAGACAAGCCAACAGAATAAACATAGTTTTCTTACAAAGCTAACGGGCTTCCTCTTCTCTGCCTCTGCGGTCTTCTCTTCAGCTTCGCGGCTCTCTGTTGTGTCGCTGCTCCCCGCAGACGTCGCCTCCATTTTCTTTTTGAAGAGTTCAAGAAAGCTACCATCGTTAGCGAACAGATTTATACCCGGCGAAATACCAGGTGCAGAAGGCGAAATAACTGGGGTCGGGACGCTACAACTTGGGACTAAAGGAGGAGCAGCTTCTTTGCTTTTATTTTCCGGAGAGCCTGCGgcctggtaattagaaggctgggtCGGTGACGAGGCCACTACCTCCGTCTCTTGCTCATTTTCTTCCACCCTTTTCTCCATCACGGTTCGCGCTGCCGTATCTGCTACCGCCTCGGCTGCTTCTTCACCCTCCTCCGCTTCACTATTGCTTTCTTCTTCCTCCTCGTCACTTCGCCGTATTTTATCCGCCATATTGCGTCAAAAAGCGGAAATACAAAGCGgctggttaaaataaaaaatgtttaatattcacCTACAACGTAGATATAAGAATAATTTTCAAAATACTACAGTTGAAAAAACGGGAAATTCGGATTTTTACGGCAGATAGAAGGTTAgtttcaagggaaaaaaaaaactcgACAAGCAAAGAGGGTGTGGTAGGCAATGAGTGACAAGTTGTTCTGTCCAATAAAGGAACGGCGAAAAGATGATGCTAGCCAATCATAATGGAAGATAAGTTAAATCGGCCAATTCAAATATCCAATTATAACTAGTATTTTGACAATTTCTTCCAATCAAAATGTTGCTATTTGGTGTGCATAACAATGCTAGCCAATTAGGAGCTGTTATT is part of the Bombina bombina isolate aBomBom1 chromosome 6, aBomBom1.pri, whole genome shotgun sequence genome and harbors:
- the TRIR gene encoding telomerase RNA component interacting RNase, which produces MADKIRRSDEEEEESNSEAEEGEEAAEAVADTAARTVMEKRVEENEQETEVVASSPTQPSNYQAAGSPENKSKEAAPPLVPSCSVPTPVISPSAPGISPGINLFANDGSFLELFKKKMEATSAGSSDTTESREAEEKTAEAEKRKPVSFVGKRRGGARLALKTGMVAKKPKTDEEEVKTNKGGAWAQYMAEVKKYKAHQCSDDDKTRPLVK